The genomic region GGTGGCCGCAAAGGCAGCCAAGGCCTGCCGCGCCTTCTGCTCAAAATTCGGAGATTGACGCAGGGGCGGAATTAGGGTGATGTGCGGGGGTAGTCGCACGGCGTTGCGACTGCCTGTGCGCTGGTGCACCTCCTGCTTCAATGCCCACACCTCCGATAGTGCGGGCTCAGGCAGCAGCAGTGCCACCAGATACAGCGGTTTGGTGGGCGGCATAGCAGTGGGACTATCCTACTCCGGGCGCGGATCGGTGGGAGTAGCGCTACCGATGTAGGGCGTGTGCGGGTGGGTAGGCCGGCGCGGGGGCTGGTCGCCCAACGTCAGGTCCCAGCTCTCGTTCAGCTGGCTCAGGCCGTAATGAGCAGTGAGGTCGAACTGGCAGGGCACTACGGAAATGTAGTTGTTGGCCAGTGCCCATTCGTCGGTATCCTCGCCCTGGTCCTCATTCACAAAGTTGCCAATCAGCCAGTAGTAGGGCCGGCGGTGCGGATCGTGGCGCAGGTCGAACTCTTCTTGCCACTTGGCGCGGGCCTGGCGGCACAGGCGCGTGCCTAAAATAGACTGCTCCTGCTTTTTGGGAATGTTGATGTTCAGGGCCGTACCCGCCGGAATACCATGCTCTAGCGCCTGCCGGGTAAGGTGCTCTACCCACTCCTCCACGTGCGAGAAATCGGCCTCGTGGCCGTAGTCGCAGAGCGAGAAGCCGATAGCAGGCAGTCCTTCAATAGCTGCCTCAATAGCCGCCGACATGGTACCCGAGTACAGCACATTCACGGAGGAATTGGAGCCGTGGTTGATGCCCGACACTACTAGGTCGGGGTTGCGGTCTTTCAACACCATGTGCTTGGCCAGCTTCACGCAGTCGGCGGGCGTGCCAGAGCACTCGTACGCCTCCACACCCTCCTCGGCAAACACGCGGCTAGGGTCGAGGCGCAGCGGGTGACCGATGGTGATGGCGTGACCCATGCCCGACTGCGGCGAATCGGGTGCTACTACTACCACTTCGCCTAGGCGACGCATGACGCGCACCAGTACAGCAATGCCAGGGGCCGTAATGCCGTCGTCGTTGGAAATTAGAATAAGTGGTTGGCGGGCAGAAGCGTCGGGCACGATTAGAGGGATTTTGGGTGAGAAAAGCTTGGTTAAAGGTACGCAAGTCGGCCGCCTTCGGTCGTAAAGTTTTGGTTACGTCGAATTCCACCCAACGCCGAAGCGCCCGTTGTCGTAAGTCGGACATGCTTCCTATAAATATCTTCATCTCCCGGATAGAGCAGCTGCGGGTTGCCCTGCTACCGCTGGCGCTAATGGCTGGATTGACCGCCTGCGACTCCTCTACCTCTACTCCCCGCACGCCCGTGGCTTCCAGTGGGGCTACACCCTTTGCTGGCGACTCCCGCGCCACCGACCCCGATGCGGCCGCGCAGCGCATTGCGCAAACACCCAATATGCCCGACTCGCTCCACCTGATCAGCCCTGGTCAAGCGGGCCGCCTGCGGGTGAGGATGTCCGAAAAGCTGCTCCTGGCCCGCGTGCCCGCCGACCAGCTGCGCAAACTCACGCGTACCGTAGGCGACAGCACCTACCCGGCCTATGAATTGCGCGATGCGCAGGAGCCCACGGCCCCGCCTACCCTGCTAGAAATGGCCGGCACCCCGCAGCGTGGCTTCTATCTACGGCGCATCATCATCACCGATCCGCAGTACCGCACCGGCGAAGGGGTGGGCGTTGGCTCGCCCTTTGGCGCTGCCCGCCAACTCTTTGGCTTCTCGCGGGTGCGCACTACCCCTGATGGTTTTGCGGCTATATCGCGCCAGACACGCATGGCCTGGCTGTTGGATGAAAATTCCCTACCCGCCGACCACAGCAACGACATGCCCTCCGCCGAAATCCCTACCGCTACCCGTATTAAAGGGGTAGTAGTGTATTGAAGTAAGGGCGACTGAATAAAAAAACGGCTGTTATCCTGAGCACAGCGAAGGACAACAGCCGTTTTTTTATTCAGTCGCTCGTTTAGCGTCCGAAGTCGTCTTGTACGCGGACGATGTCGTCTTCATCGGAGGGTTGCTGGGGGTCGGTGTGCTGCCAGATTTCGGCAATGATACCCCAGTCGTCGAGGCCGATGAGACGGTGCCGCTCGCCTTGTTTCAAAGTAATCTGCTCACCGGGCGCGTAGCTTTTCAGTTCGCCTTCCTCGTCGGTATCGCTGGTGATAACACCTACGGTTCCGCGCACTACACGCCAGATTTCGGCGCGGCGGTGGTGGTACTGCCACGACAAACGCTGGTGAGGCGCTACCAGCAGGATTTTTGGGCTGAGCTTGCCCGAGATACGTAGGCTATCCACCGACAACCCATCGAAATAGGTATCGGCAAAGGCCTGCGCCTGCTCCTCATCCAATACAAAGAAGCCGCCCCACGGACGTGTATCGTCCCGACGATCTACTGTGAAGCCCTGCTGCTGCAGGCGCTCGGCTACTTCGGCAAAAAGCTCGGTTTTAGCAGCGGTAGTTTCCATAAAAAGAGAAAAGGGTAAAAGAACCAGAGTAAGCTAACAAACTAAACTACGGTACGCGCCGGATCGACGACTCCCGGATAAGCAGGGAGGGCGGCAACTGAACCTGCGTGGTACGCCCCTGCTCGTCGCCCCCTTCTAGGGCAGTCAGGAGCGTGCTGATGACGTTTTCGGCCATCACTTCCATAGGCTGCGCAATAACGGTAATTGTGGGTGAATACAGCCGAAACAGGTCCGAATCGTCGAAGGATATCAGGGCAATGTCTTCCGGAATGCGCAGTCCCAGGCGGCTAATAGCCTCCAGCCCGTACACGCTCAGGTAGTTGGTAGAGAACAGAATAGCATCGCACAGCGGGTTGGCGCGCAAAAACTCATGGATGCGCTGAATCATTTGCTCGCGCTCCAACTTAAATTCCACCTCCAGCACCAACTCTGGCAAGGCATGTGCTTGCATAGCCTGCGCATAGCCCTGTTGCCGACCCAGCATCTGAGTTTGCCCGGAGGCGATAGTTACAAAAGCCACCGTCAAAAATCCCTGACTCAGCAAGTGCTGCGTGGCTTGGTAGGTGCCAGCGGCGCCATCTACCACCACGGCATTCACCAGCACGCCTGGCAGCAGGCGGTCGAACAGCACCACCGGCTTGCCATTACGCACCAGCGTGCCAATTTCTTCTTCTACCCCATTGGGTGGAGCCACCACGTAGCCATCCACGTGCCGCTCCTGAAACATAGTAAGCAGGTCGCGGGTCTTGGCGGTGTCGTTGTTGGTGCTACAATAGATAATGCGGTAGCCGCGCTCCAGCGCTTTCTTTTCGATGAGGCCAGCCACCGTGGCAAAAAACGAGTTGGCAATGTCCTCCACAATCAGCCCAATAACGTGGGTTTTACCTGTGCGCAGGCTTTTGGCTAGCTGGTTGGGCTTAT from Hymenobacter aerilatus harbors:
- a CDS encoding phosphoheptose isomerase, translating into METTAAKTELFAEVAERLQQQGFTVDRRDDTRPWGGFFVLDEEQAQAFADTYFDGLSVDSLRISGKLSPKILLVAPHQRLSWQYHHRRAEIWRVVRGTVGVITSDTDEEGELKSYAPGEQITLKQGERHRLIGLDDWGIIAEIWQHTDPQQPSDEDDIVRVQDDFGR
- the surE gene encoding 5'/3'-nucleotidase SurE; protein product: MPDASARQPLILISNDDGITAPGIAVLVRVMRRLGEVVVVAPDSPQSGMGHAITIGHPLRLDPSRVFAEEGVEAYECSGTPADCVKLAKHMVLKDRNPDLVVSGINHGSNSSVNVLYSGTMSAAIEAAIEGLPAIGFSLCDYGHEADFSHVEEWVEHLTRQALEHGIPAGTALNINIPKKQEQSILGTRLCRQARAKWQEEFDLRHDPHRRPYYWLIGNFVNEDQGEDTDEWALANNYISVVPCQFDLTAHYGLSQLNESWDLTLGDQPPRRPTHPHTPYIGSATPTDPRPE
- a CDS encoding LacI family DNA-binding transcriptional regulator, whose product is MKKKTLIRDIAQHLDVSIATVSLVLNGKAKGNRISDALAEKVLAYVEEVGYKPNQLAKSLRTGKTHVIGLIVEDIANSFFATVAGLIEKKALERGYRIIYCSTNNDTAKTRDLLTMFQERHVDGYVVAPPNGVEEEIGTLVRNGKPVVLFDRLLPGVLVNAVVVDGAAGTYQATQHLLSQGFLTVAFVTIASGQTQMLGRQQGYAQAMQAHALPELVLEVEFKLEREQMIQRIHEFLRANPLCDAILFSTNYLSVYGLEAISRLGLRIPEDIALISFDDSDLFRLYSPTITVIAQPMEVMAENVISTLLTALEGGDEQGRTTQVQLPPSLLIRESSIRRVP